The Cucumis melo cultivar AY chromosome 6, USDA_Cmelo_AY_1.0, whole genome shotgun sequence genome includes a region encoding these proteins:
- the LOC103501619 gene encoding calcium-binding protein KRP1-like produces the protein MTSNNHIPQSESGFQDWLPVMAGKLGGEGLIGELCNGFNLLMDREKGVINFESLKRNAAALGLGDLSDDELRGMLREGDLNGDGALNQMEFCVLMFRLSPELMEASRYCFHESLRREFRDSFS, from the coding sequence ATGACTTCCAACAACCACATCCCCCAATCGGAATCTGGATTCCAAGATTGGCTGCCGGTGATGGCCGGAAAACTTGGGGGCGAGGGGCTGATCGGAGAGCTGTGTAATGGGTTCAATCTCCTGATGGATAGAGAGAAGGGAGTGATCAATTTCGAGAGCTTGAAGAGGAATGCGGCGGCTTTAGGACTTGGGGATTTGAGTGATGATGAACTCAGAGGAATGTTGAGGGAAGGGGACTTAAATGGCGATGGCGCTCTTAATCAGATGGAATTTTGTGTTCTTATGTTTAGATTAAGTCCTGAATTGATGGAAGCTTCTCGTTATTGCTTCCATGAAAGTCTTCGTCGAGAATTTAGGGATTCTTTTTCTTGA